A single genomic interval of Psychroserpens sp. NJDZ02 harbors:
- a CDS encoding T9SS type B sorting domain-containing protein — translation MKQLILLVAIGLSSFFNTSSISNTVKTTEIQVSDKYVIPSVREGQNYYTAFGGSNGTGCILEYGTIIDYSATIYLYDHTNDLKGNSETVITIDICETDLTTSITTVESSDARYSPYISVELASDSNTYNVSQLVTDVLINNPCEAITDIDWSTGTDYGSVNGIGYFTATPGTFAFESGIILATGDARDAEGPETGDQGESTPFWEGDRDLEDIINTDLDGTPGDDLTTDESVNASYIEFKFVPRGNKISFDFLYASDEFIDSPCRFSDAMAFILTDGVSGAVSNIAVVPGTTDVVSGYTVTNGVWNSPTGVCPAQNPTYFDSFYGASYGGTALGLPASDDPLNYSGFTRPMTAEATVIPNRSYTLKLIIADDHRNGALERTDFDSAVFIDAGSFDLGGDLGDDVTIAAGTAICSGGTIPLDTNLPTLAHIWYLDGGVIPGETSATLDAAVDGVYSVDVIFSPTCTTSDTIVIEFIPTPIIESISNLFVCDDGTGSSNFDLTENETTAIGTQDPLAVTVTFHNSQIDADLDANAITTAANYVGTDAEIIYIRIEDNDTGQCAATDSFTLQYLNPSITTTNDFVICDDVTNDGFEVFDLTSKDTAILGTLDPSIYSVSYYLNLTDANSGTSALPDSYTNTVSPQPIFVRVESIANPTCFVISPTALFDLIVTSKAYADQLDPIIVCDDASNDGVEIFNLSNLETYFLGGQSPSDFTVTFHENLLDSASGLNPIPNPGTYTNTVSPTQTIYVRVINNLYATCVSLSNFDITVSAPPIADDPADVSACDTYSLPALSANNNYYTASGGTGTLMTVGDDITTTTTLYIYTEIGIAPNTCSDENSFVITINTSPVADALLDVEACISYDLPALSAGNAYYTGTGGTGALVPAGTTVSTTTIYFVYIETGTAPNDCSDENSFVVTINSAPTADSPADVQACDTYTLPALSANNNYYTAPGGASGSGTLMMAGDAITTTTTLYTYTEIGIAPDTCSGEDMFTITIDATPVADSSVDIEVCDAYSLPALTADNFYYTDSDGPSGTGVLVAEGTVITVSTTLFIYKETGTTPNNCFNETTFDITINTSPIADAPADAQACDTYVLPALSLDNDYYTATGGPLGTGTLLAAGDNITTTTTLYIYTESGVAPNKCSDENNFTITIDATPVADSSVDIEVCDSYTLPVLTADNFYYTASGGPTGSGALVAEGTAIIVSTSLFIYTETGSIPNNCFDETTFDITINYSPVADAPVDAQACDIYTLPVLSVDNDYYTATGGPNGTGTVIAAGTDITTTTTLYIYTESGIAPNKCSDENEFIITIDETPVADTSLDIIICDSYTLPNLSIGNNYYTASGGPSGGGTLIVDGAAITTSTILYIYVETGTTPNNCFDETSFNITINTSPVADDPADVQVCDTYILPTLSMDNNYYTATGGPNGTGTVVLAGEEIAVSTTLYVYTESGVDPNKCFDENSFEIVVDVSPVVDVLVDVQACDSYILPTLSTGNNYYTATDGPGGTGALIPEGTAITASTILYIYIETGTAPNNCIDESSFDITITNTPVADAPLDVQACDSYILPPLSANNNYYTAIDGPDGVGALVAEGTEITSTRTLYVYSETNTLPNNCFDENSVLITINLSPVANTVDDMILCEIDANQTEIFDLSSNDATVSNGQDDTVVTYYNSLSDAEAGTSVILNPNAYENTSNPETIYVRLENGLSGCYDTTTLDLIVNNSGALVPSSSLTFCDPDSDGFGIFNLSDSEAEITGAAAGVEISYHETLSDAALDVNPFTGAYNNIVVNNQVIHVRVENMNNGCLTVIPLNLIVNPTPQITDPSALEVCDNDADGIASFDLELNNPEILNQLDTDTTNDLATTDYTITYYTTAADAAVPQNGIATPNAFTNTTVYMQTIWVVITDNANGCSTTTTMDLIVNPLPVLVQPTPLELCNATDLPGEVATLAQEEFTLEDANAQILNGQTGITLTHYFTQAGADNATVADQIFSPYTNTANAQTVYVRAEDNVTGCISTITLNLRVNPTPSPEANPSALIECDIDNDGLALFDLDSQTVSILNGEPGVSISYHETESDATEGINLLTSPYTNVVLNNQNVYVRAENDITGCFTIVILPLEVQPSPVVPATIDDYVVCDDNNDGFNQFDFDTVMSPQILGTQNPADFTLTYHTTALNAESGNSPIVNTGNYTNATNPQTIYIRLVSNTNGCVTTGQFEIRVDFPPVLVQPTPLAICDELDANYYENNDDMATFDLTLKDDEITAGDVSWIVAYYVTQADAQADVNVIADPTMYTNMMVGANPANPQTVYVRVTDSNTGCFSFTTLTIRVLPNPTPLENPDNIELCDDVAIVGPNDLIEIFDLTQDATVILNGEGINPSDPRHLSYYTDLDNALMGTTPIADPTMHSNEDPTNPGVAITPQTIYVRVTNGTDETGTSGTGCYTIVSFDIIVNPLPEVSPIEDYIYCELFSDGQYGFDLVSKTDEILGTQSATDFTLTFYAADGTTIGNPSSYTNATNPEIISVDITNNLTGCIARTSFSIEVQEGAQANPDMTPIVYELCDDNMETDGDTTNDSVQFDLVSQNPDVLDGQDPANYIVSYYATQADADASINPLPLLYENIINPQVIYVRVDNDTMIDDGSGTGTTVDTSICYETAELTLQVNPLPEVELEASYILCINTNGTEVVSAPIIETGLNTTDYTFEWFLESVIIPGETGSSLEPTQGGNYTVIVTDVSSSSVTMCPTEATTIVEESEPPTITVDLLTEAFADVHNIFVTATGSGSSIYEFSIDDGPWEVNVPNDGTYTFTDVGAGDHIVTVRDINGCGESSLPVSIMDYPHFFTPNDDGFNDTWNIYGIDDQPDAVIYIFDRYGKLLKQLSPTGLGWDGTYNGNPMPTSDYWFTVDYREPNDPNNSRKQFKAHFTLKR, via the coding sequence ATGAAACAACTAATTTTACTTGTAGCTATTGGTTTATCAAGTTTTTTTAACACAAGTAGTATTTCAAATACTGTCAAAACGACAGAGATACAAGTATCCGATAAATATGTGATACCAAGTGTACGGGAAGGTCAAAATTATTATACCGCGTTTGGTGGTTCAAATGGTACTGGTTGTATACTAGAATATGGAACAATTATTGACTATTCTGCAACTATATATTTATATGATCACACTAATGATCTTAAGGGGAATAGCGAGACTGTTATTACTATAGATATTTGCGAAACAGACCTTACTACTAGTATTACTACTGTAGAAAGTAGCGATGCTAGATACAGTCCATATATTTCTGTAGAGTTAGCATCTGATAGTAATACTTACAACGTTTCTCAATTAGTGACTGACGTATTAATTAATAACCCTTGCGAGGCTATTACAGATATTGATTGGAGTACAGGGACTGATTATGGTAGTGTTAATGGGATTGGCTATTTTACAGCTACACCTGGTACTTTTGCTTTTGAATCGGGAATTATTTTAGCAACTGGAGATGCTCGTGATGCTGAAGGGCCAGAAACAGGTGATCAAGGTGAATCTACTCCATTTTGGGAAGGTGATAGAGATTTAGAGGATATTATCAATACGGACTTAGATGGTACTCCAGGAGACGATTTAACTACTGATGAATCTGTTAATGCCTCTTACATAGAATTTAAGTTTGTACCCAGAGGAAATAAAATAAGTTTTGACTTTTTATATGCCTCTGATGAGTTTATTGATTCACCATGCAGGTTTTCGGATGCTATGGCTTTTATATTGACAGACGGGGTTTCTGGTGCTGTTAGTAATATAGCTGTTGTCCCAGGAACAACTGATGTTGTATCTGGATATACAGTAACTAATGGGGTTTGGAATAGTCCAACAGGTGTTTGTCCGGCTCAAAATCCGACATATTTTGATTCTTTTTATGGAGCAAGTTATGGAGGTACAGCATTAGGGTTGCCTGCTAGTGATGATCCTTTAAATTATTCTGGATTTACACGTCCAATGACGGCAGAAGCTACCGTTATACCAAATCGAAGTTATACCCTTAAACTAATAATTGCTGATGATCATCGTAATGGTGCTCTTGAAAGAACAGATTTTGATTCAGCTGTTTTTATAGATGCAGGTTCCTTTGACTTAGGAGGAGACTTAGGTGATGATGTTACAATTGCAGCTGGTACAGCAATTTGTAGTGGTGGGACTATTCCTTTAGATACTAATTTACCAACACTTGCACATATTTGGTATTTAGATGGGGGCGTTATTCCTGGAGAAACTAGCGCTACATTAGACGCAGCAGTAGATGGTGTATATAGTGTAGATGTTATATTTTCACCAACTTGTACAACATCAGATACCATTGTAATAGAATTTATTCCAACTCCGATTATAGAGAGTATTTCTAATCTGTTTGTTTGTGATGACGGGACAGGAAGTTCAAATTTTGATTTAACCGAGAATGAAACAACAGCAATTGGTACACAAGATCCATTGGCTGTTACCGTAACCTTTCATAATTCACAAATTGATGCTGATTTAGATGCTAACGCTATCACTACCGCAGCTAATTACGTAGGTACCGATGCTGAAATAATCTATATTAGGATTGAAGATAATGATACAGGACAATGTGCTGCAACAGATTCTTTTACATTACAGTATTTAAATCCATCTATTACTACAACAAACGATTTTGTTATTTGTGATGATGTAACTAATGATGGTTTTGAAGTATTTGACTTAACATCAAAAGATACTGCAATACTTGGGACGTTAGACCCTAGTATATATAGTGTTAGTTATTATTTAAATTTGACTGATGCTAATTCAGGTACAAGTGCTTTACCGGATAGTTATACCAACACGGTAAGTCCACAACCTATTTTTGTTAGGGTTGAAAGTATTGCGAACCCTACTTGCTTTGTAATCTCTCCGACAGCTTTATTTGATTTAATAGTAACGTCTAAAGCTTATGCGGATCAGCTAGACCCAATAATTGTTTGTGATGATGCATCTAATGATGGGGTTGAGATATTTAACCTTTCTAATTTAGAAACGTACTTTTTGGGTGGCCAAAGTCCTTCAGATTTTACTGTGACTTTTCATGAAAATTTACTGGATAGTGCTTCCGGATTAAATCCAATTCCTAATCCTGGTACTTACACTAATACGGTTAGTCCAACACAAACTATCTATGTTAGAGTAATCAATAATTTATATGCAACTTGTGTTTCTTTAAGTAATTTTGACATCACTGTTAGTGCGCCTCCAATAGCAGATGATCCAGCAGATGTTTCTGCTTGTGACACGTATAGTCTACCTGCTTTATCTGCCAATAATAATTATTATACGGCATCTGGTGGTACAGGTACTCTAATGACAGTAGGTGATGATATTACAACAACAACGACACTTTATATTTATACTGAAATAGGTATAGCTCCAAACACGTGTTCAGATGAAAATAGTTTTGTAATTACTATTAATACCTCTCCTGTGGCAGATGCGCTTTTAGATGTCGAAGCTTGTATTTCTTATGATTTGCCTGCGTTATCAGCTGGTAATGCTTATTATACAGGAACAGGCGGAACAGGAGCTTTAGTTCCTGCAGGGACTACAGTATCAACAACCACAATTTACTTTGTTTACATAGAAACTGGTACTGCTCCAAATGATTGTTCTGACGAAAATAGTTTTGTTGTTACCATTAATAGTGCACCAACAGCAGATTCACCTGCGGATGTTCAAGCTTGTGATACGTATACGTTGCCTGCTTTATCTGCAAATAATAACTATTACACAGCACCAGGTGGGGCAAGTGGCTCAGGTACTTTAATGATGGCGGGTGATGCCATTACAACAACAACGACCCTTTATACGTATACTGAGATTGGCATAGCTCCTGATACTTGTTCTGGCGAGGATATGTTTACTATTACTATAGATGCTACACCAGTAGCAGACAGTTCTGTAGATATTGAAGTTTGTGACGCTTATAGTTTACCAGCTTTAACGGCAGATAATTTTTATTATACGGATTCGGATGGTCCAAGTGGAACTGGAGTTTTAGTGGCGGAGGGAACAGTGATTACGGTATCAACTACTTTATTTATTTATAAAGAAACAGGGACAACACCAAATAATTGTTTTAATGAAACAACTTTTGATATTACTATTAATACTTCTCCAATAGCTGATGCGCCTGCGGATGCACAAGCTTGTGATACTTATGTATTACCAGCGTTATCTTTAGATAATGACTATTACACAGCTACAGGAGGACCGTTAGGAACAGGAACTTTACTTGCAGCAGGAGATAATATAACAACGACAACGACACTTTATATTTATACAGAATCAGGTGTTGCACCTAATAAATGTTCTGACGAAAATAATTTTACTATCACTATCGATGCCACTCCAGTAGCGGACTCATCTGTAGATATTGAAGTGTGTGATTCTTATACATTGCCTGTTTTAACAGCAGATAATTTTTATTATACAGCCTCGGGTGGTCCAACTGGTTCAGGAGCTTTAGTTGCAGAAGGAACAGCAATTATAGTGTCAACTAGCTTGTTTATTTATACGGAAACAGGGTCAATACCAAATAATTGTTTTGACGAAACTACTTTTGATATTACTATTAATTATTCCCCAGTAGCTGATGCACCTGTAGATGCTCAAGCTTGTGATATTTACACTTTACCTGTATTGTCAGTAGATAATGACTACTACACGGCAACAGGTGGACCAAATGGTACGGGAACTGTAATTGCTGCAGGAACAGATATTACAACGACTACAACGCTTTATATTTATACAGAGTCAGGTATTGCTCCGAATAAGTGTTCTGACGAAAATGAGTTTATAATTACTATTGATGAGACTCCTGTAGCAGATACTTCTTTAGATATTATTATTTGTGATTCTTATACTTTACCAAATTTATCAATAGGAAATAATTACTATACAGCCTCAGGTGGTCCAAGTGGCGGGGGGACTTTAATTGTAGATGGAGCAGCAATAACAACATCAACTATTTTATATATTTATGTAGAAACAGGTACAACTCCAAATAATTGTTTTGACGAAACTAGTTTTAATATTACTATTAATACATCTCCAGTCGCAGACGATCCTGCAGATGTTCAAGTTTGTGATACTTATATTTTACCTACGTTATCAATGGATAATAATTATTATACAGCAACAGGTGGACCAAACGGAACAGGGACTGTTGTGTTAGCAGGAGAAGAAATAGCAGTATCAACAACACTTTATGTTTATACTGAATCTGGTGTTGATCCTAATAAATGTTTTGATGAAAATAGTTTTGAAATAGTAGTGGATGTCTCTCCAGTAGTAGATGTGCTTGTAGATGTTCAGGCCTGTGATAGTTATATCTTACCAACCTTATCAACAGGAAATAATTATTATACAGCAACAGATGGACCGGGTGGAACTGGAGCTTTAATTCCAGAAGGAACAGCAATAACAGCATCAACTATTTTATATATCTATATAGAAACAGGAACAGCTCCAAATAATTGTATTGATGAAAGTAGTTTTGATATTACAATTACAAACACTCCTGTTGCTGATGCACCTCTGGATGTCCAAGCCTGTGATTCTTATATTTTACCTCCTTTATCAGCAAATAATAATTATTATACCGCAATAGATGGTCCTGATGGCGTAGGTGCTTTAGTTGCTGAAGGAACTGAGATTACATCAACAAGAACATTATATGTGTATTCCGAAACAAATACATTACCAAATAATTGTTTTGATGAAAATAGCGTTTTAATTACGATTAATTTATCTCCAGTAGCTAATACTGTCGACGATATGATACTATGTGAAATTGATGCTAATCAAACTGAAATCTTTGATTTGTCCTCAAACGACGCTACTGTTAGTAATGGTCAAGATGATACTGTGGTTACTTATTACAATAGCTTATCTGATGCAGAAGCAGGTACTTCAGTAATACTAAATCCTAATGCTTATGAAAATACATCTAACCCTGAAACGATTTATGTTAGATTAGAAAATGGACTAAGTGGTTGTTATGATACAACAACATTAGATTTAATTGTAAATAATTCAGGAGCATTGGTGCCTTCTTCCTCATTAACTTTTTGTGATCCAGATAGCGATGGATTTGGTATCTTTAATTTATCAGATTCTGAGGCAGAAATTACAGGAGCGGCTGCAGGAGTAGAGATTTCATATCATGAAACTTTAAGCGATGCAGCGCTTGATGTTAATCCATTTACTGGTGCTTACAATAATATCGTAGTGAATAATCAAGTGATTCATGTTCGTGTTGAGAATATGAACAATGGATGCTTGACTGTTATACCATTAAATTTAATCGTCAATCCTACACCACAAATAACAGATCCAAGCGCCTTAGAAGTTTGTGATAATGATGCAGACGGCATTGCGTCATTTGATTTAGAGTTAAATAATCCAGAAATATTAAATCAATTAGATACAGATACAACAAATGATTTAGCAACTACAGATTATACTATTACCTATTATACGACAGCAGCAGATGCAGCAGTCCCTCAAAATGGCATAGCGACACCAAATGCATTTACTAATACAACGGTTTATATGCAAACGATTTGGGTTGTAATAACGGATAATGCTAATGGATGTTCAACGACTACAACTATGGATTTAATTGTTAATCCATTACCAGTGTTAGTTCAGCCAACGCCATTAGAGTTATGTAACGCTACTGATTTACCAGGAGAAGTTGCAACACTAGCACAAGAAGAGTTTACTTTGGAAGATGCTAATGCACAAATTTTAAATGGACAAACGGGTATTACATTAACGCATTACTTTACACAAGCGGGGGCGGACAATGCAACAGTTGCGGATCAAATTTTTAGTCCTTATACTAATACCGCTAATGCACAAACCGTATATGTCAGAGCAGAAGATAATGTGACAGGATGTATTAGTACAATTACTTTAAATTTAAGAGTTAACCCAACACCATCACCAGAAGCTAACCCGAGTGCATTAATAGAATGTGATATTGATAATGATGGTCTAGCACTTTTCGATTTAGACAGTCAAACGGTAAGTATATTAAATGGTGAGCCAGGGGTTAGTATCAGTTATCACGAAACAGAATCAGATGCTACCGAGGGGATAAATCTATTAACTAGTCCATACACTAATGTCGTACTTAATAATCAGAATGTATATGTTCGTGCAGAAAATGATATTACGGGGTGTTTTACAATAGTTATTTTACCATTAGAAGTGCAGCCTTCACCAGTAGTACCTGCAACAATAGACGATTATGTCGTGTGTGATGATAATAACGATGGTTTTAATCAGTTTGATTTTGATACGGTTATGAGCCCACAAATTTTAGGAACACAAAATCCTGCAGATTTTACTTTAACGTATCATACTACAGCATTAAATGCTGAGAGTGGAAATAGTCCTATAGTTAACACAGGTAACTATACCAATGCGACTAATCCACAAACCATTTATATCCGATTAGTTAGTAATACAAATGGTTGTGTGACTACAGGACAGTTTGAAATTAGAGTAGACTTTCCTCCAGTACTAGTACAGCCAACACCATTAGCTATTTGTGATGAGTTAGATGCTAATTATTATGAAAATAATGATGACATGGCAACATTTGATTTAACCCTTAAAGATGACGAAATTACAGCAGGTGACGTCAGTTGGATTGTTGCGTATTACGTAACACAAGCAGATGCACAAGCGGATGTTAATGTTATTGCAGACCCAACGATGTATACCAACATGATGGTTGGAGCTAATCCAGCAAACCCACAAACGGTTTATGTTAGAGTTACAGATTCTAACACAGGATGTTTCTCATTTACCACATTAACGATTCGTGTGTTGCCAAATCCAACACCACTAGAAAATCCAGATAATATTGAGTTGTGTGATGATGTTGCTATTGTAGGACCAAACGATTTAATCGAAATCTTTGATTTAACGCAAGATGCGACCGTCATATTAAATGGTGAAGGTATTAATCCAAGTGATCCAAGACATTTAAGTTACTATACGGATTTAGATAATGCTTTAATGGGAACAACGCCAATAGCTGATCCGACGATGCATAGTAATGAAGATCCAACAAATCCAGGAGTGGCTATTACCCCACAAACTATTTATGTGCGTGTAACTAACGGAACAGATGAAACAGGAACATCAGGAACAGGTTGTTATACCATTGTAAGCTTTGATATTATTGTTAATCCATTACCAGAGGTTAGTCCAATCGAAGACTATATCTATTGCGAGTTATTTAGTGATGGTCAATACGGATTTGATTTAGTGAGTAAAACAGACGAAATTTTAGGGACGCAAAGTGCTACCGATTTTACACTAACGTTTTATGCAGCAGATGGTACTACAATAGGTAATCCATCAAGTTATACCAATGCTACCAACCCAGAGATTATTTCTGTAGATATTACAAATAATCTTACAGGTTGTATTGCTAGAACAAGTTTTAGTATTGAGGTACAAGAGGGTGCACAGGCTAATCCAGATATGACGCCAATTGTTTACGAGCTATGTGATGACAATATGGAAACCGATGGGGATACTACAAATGATAGTGTGCAGTTTGATTTAGTTTCTCAAAATCCAGACGTTTTAGATGGACAAGATCCAGCAAACTATATTGTAAGTTACTACGCAACGCAAGCCGATGCCGATGCTTCAATAAATCCTTTACCATTATTATACGAAAACATAATTAACCCACAAGTTATTTATGTGCGTGTAGATAATGATACGATGATAGATGATGGATCAGGAACAGGTACTACAGTTGATACTTCAATATGTTATGAAACCGCAGAGTTAACCTTACAAGTAAATCCATTACCAGAGGTTGAGTTAGAGGCGAGCTATATATTATGTATTAACACTAATGGTACGGAAGTAGTCAGTGCGCCAATAATCGAAACAGGATTAAATACCACGGACTATACTTTTGAATGGTTTTTAGAATCGGTTATTATTCCAGGAGAAACAGGAAGTAGTTTAGAGCCAACGCAAGGCGGTAATTACACTGTAATCGTTACAGATGTTAGTTCAAGTAGTGTTACTATGTGTCCAACAGAGGCAACAACAATAGTTGAAGAAAGCGAGCCACCGACAATAACAGTAGACTTGTTAACAGAAGCTTTTGCAGACGTACATAACATTTTTGTTACCGCAACAGGAAGTGGAAGTTCTATATACGAATTTAGTATTGATGACGGACCATGGGAAGTTAATGTGCCAAATGATGGAACATATACTTTTACGGATGTTGGAGCAGGAGATCATATTGTAACAGTAAGAGATATAAATGGTTGTGGAGAATCTAGTTTACCAGTTTCTATAATGGATTACCCACACTTCTTTACACCAAACGATGATGGTTTTAATGACACATGGAATATCTACGGAATTGATGATCAACCAGATGCTGTGATTTACATCTTTGATCGTTATGGAAAGCTATTAAAGCAACTCAGTCCAACAGGATTAGGGTGGGATGGAACGTATAACGGAAATCCAATGCCAACCAGTGACTATTGGTTTACAGTTGACTATAGAGAACCAAACGATCCAAATAATAGTAGAAAACAATTTAAGGCACACTTTACCTTAAAGCGATAA
- a CDS encoding methylglyoxal synthase — MEIAIIAHDGKKAEMVQFLNQHQAILHQKDMSLVSTGTTGKKVKKAGFEVLRLLSGPLGGDAQIAARVAEGKCNMVIFFRDPLEKHPHEPDVLMLMRLCDVHDVPLATNLASAELFMKSLQEST; from the coding sequence ATGGAGATTGCAATTATTGCACATGATGGTAAAAAAGCGGAAATGGTCCAGTTTCTTAACCAACACCAAGCTATTCTTCATCAAAAAGATATGTCTTTAGTCTCTACAGGGACTACTGGTAAAAAAGTCAAAAAAGCGGGATTTGAAGTCTTACGATTATTATCTGGACCTTTAGGAGGTGATGCTCAAATAGCCGCAAGAGTAGCTGAAGGAAAGTGTAATATGGTTATCTTTTTTAGAGATCCGTTGGAAAAGCATCCACATGAACCTGATGTACTTATGTTAATGCGTTTATGTGATGTACATGATGTACCGTTAGCAACCAATTTGGCAAGCGCAGAACTTTTCATGAAATCGCTTCAAGAATCAACTTAA
- a CDS encoding N-acetylglucosamine kinase — protein sequence MILVVDSGSTKCDWIAVDKNGNQLLEKIRTKGLNPAILSEKKIKKILKKSPALNDNKDSVTHVFFYGAGCGTENPRLMLKVILQEFFPKADILVDEDTMAAVYATINTPTEAAVVCILGTGSNCSYYDGTTLHQRVKSLGYTIMDDASGNYYGKELLRDYYFNHMPEDIRIAFAHKHNLEADYIKYNLYKQPNANAYLAHFAEFMILNKDSKYILELIKSGIRRFAKNMIMQYKEELKTVPVHFAGSIAFFCQDEIKAVAEELGFKVGNFERRPIEGLVSFHTKTIQ from the coding sequence ATGATTTTAGTTGTTGATAGTGGGTCTACAAAATGCGATTGGATAGCAGTAGACAAAAATGGTAACCAATTACTTGAAAAAATACGCACCAAAGGCTTAAATCCGGCCATACTTTCCGAAAAGAAAATAAAGAAAATCTTAAAAAAGAGTCCGGCTTTAAATGATAATAAGGATAGTGTGACTCATGTGTTTTTCTATGGTGCCGGTTGTGGCACAGAAAATCCACGATTAATGCTTAAAGTTATTCTTCAAGAGTTTTTTCCAAAAGCAGATATTTTAGTGGATGAAGATACTATGGCTGCAGTATATGCAACTATTAACACACCAACAGAAGCAGCTGTGGTATGTATTTTAGGGACAGGATCTAACTGTAGTTATTATGATGGTACAACGTTACATCAACGTGTAAAGTCTCTAGGTTATACCATAATGGATGATGCATCAGGTAATTATTACGGAAAAGAACTTCTAAGAGATTACTATTTTAATCACATGCCAGAAGATATCAGGATTGCATTTGCACATAAACATAATCTAGAAGCAGATTATATAAAATATAATTTATATAAGCAACCTAATGCTAATGCTTATTTAGCTCATTTTGCCGAGTTTATGATACTAAATAAAGATTCTAAATACATATTAGAATTAATTAAATCTGGAATTAGACGCTTTGCAAAAAATATGATCATGCAATATAAAGAAGAACTAAAAACGGTACCAGTACATTTTGCTGGTTCTATTGCCTTTTTCTGTCAAGATGAAATTAAAGCTGTTGCTGAAGAATTAGGTTTTAAAGTTGGTAATTTTGAAAGACGACCAATCGAAGGTTTAGTTTCTTTTCACACTAAAACAATTCAATAA
- the gap gene encoding type I glyceraldehyde-3-phosphate dehydrogenase, with protein sequence MSTLKLGINGFGRIGRIVFRATVKRSDVEVVAINDLLDVDHLAYLLKYDSVHGRFDGTIEVKDGNLVVDGKTIRITAERDPKNLKWNEAGATVVAECTGIFTTLETANYHIEGGAKKVVISAPSKDAPMFVMGVNDDTLTAANTIVSNASCTTNCLAPLAKVIEDNFGIEEALMTTIHAATSTQFTVDAPSRKNYRLGRSALNNIIPTSTGAAKAVGKVIPELDGKITGMAFRVPTVDVSVVDLTVKTKKETSLAEIKAAMKKASEGAMKGVLGYTEDAVVSQDFVSEVQTSVFDADSAIELNSTFFKLVSWYDNEFGYSNKLVDLAQKINAL encoded by the coding sequence ATGTCAACATTAAAATTAGGAATAAACGGGTTTGGTAGAATTGGTCGTATCGTATTTAGAGCGACTGTAAAACGTAGTGACGTAGAAGTTGTTGCGATTAATGATTTGTTAGATGTAGATCATTTAGCATACTTATTAAAATACGACTCTGTACACGGAAGATTTGATGGTACTATTGAAGTTAAGGACGGAAATCTTGTAGTAGATGGTAAAACAATCCGTATTACTGCAGAAAGAGATCCTAAAAATTTAAAATGGAATGAAGCAGGAGCAACAGTTGTTGCAGAATGTACTGGTATTTTTACAACTTTAGAAACAGCAAACTACCATATTGAAGGTGGTGCTAAAAAAGTAGTTATCTCGGCACCAAGTAAAGATGCACCAATGTTTGTAATGGGTGTTAATGATGATACTTTAACTGCTGCAAACACGATCGTGTCTAATGCCTCATGTACAACAAACTGTTTAGCGCCTTTAGCTAAAGTAATTGAAGATAATTTTGGTATTGAAGAAGCTTTAATGACAACTATTCATGCTGCAACTTCAACACAATTTACTGTGGATGCTCCATCACGTAAAAACTACCGTTTAGGACGTAGTGCATTAAATAATATTATACCAACATCTACAGGAGCTGCAAAAGCAGTAGGTAAAGTAATTCCTGAGTTAGATGGTAAAATTACTGGTATGGCTTTTAGAGTACCAACTGTTGATGTCTCTGTGGTTGATTTAACAGTTAAAACTAAAAAAGAAACATCTTTAGCAGAGATTAAGGCAGCTATGAAAAAAGCGTCTGAAGGTGCTATGAAAGGTGTTTTAGGATATACTGAAGATGCTGTGGTCTCTCAAGATTTTGTTAGCGAAGTACAAACAAGTGTATTTGATGCAGATTCTGCTATCGAATTAAACTCGACTTTCTTCAAATTAGTATCTTGGTATGATAACGAATTTGGATACTCAAATAAATTAGTGGATTTAGCGCAAAAGATCAACGCACTATAA